Genomic segment of Panicum virgatum strain AP13 chromosome 9N, P.virgatum_v5, whole genome shotgun sequence:
TCCAGGTCCATCCACCTGCGGTTCCTGCGATGGGGGTGTACAGAGGCATCTtgcaagaagaggaagggagcGAGCCgttgaggaagaggaagggggtGATGCGGAGGAGATGGAGATGCGAGGTGGAAGAGGAGTACCTCGATCCGTGGACGTCGGAGGaggggaggtgcggcggcgacggtggccggcggcggcgatggcgacagCCTAAGTTAcccggatacggatacgcgtatCGGTATCGAGGTCGATACGGATACGCCGATACGACACTCTCCCAAAAAACTCCGATACGTGGATacgtttcaatttttttaataaaattaaataaagacaaTGCATATCAAAGTTGACAACAATAAGAAATCGATGTTCAACATAGAGATAGCAGTCAATACAAATACATAACAGGTGCTTCATGGTTCGATGTTCAACATAGGTAAATAGCTTATAGCAGTCAATACAAATACATAACAGACACTTCATAATTTTTCTTGACAGCTTGGAGTTCAATGCTTCATAGTTTATTCTTCTACATCCTCAACAGGTGCTTCATTCTCTTCCAGGCTGACAATCTCAAGACCAAAGGACACAGCTTGCAATTCAGGCTCATCAAGGGAGAGTTCAGCCACTTCAAGAAGACCTACACCAGCCATAGTGTCAAAAGAATCTCCTCCCACATCCCACATTCTTGTCTCTCCTGTCTTGTATGCATCTGTTTTTCTTGACATATGCCTCAGATTTGAGTGCACAAAGACCAAATCTTCAGCCCTCTCTGGAGTTAAGGCATTTCTTTTGACACTATGTATGAAGCTATATGTACTCCAATTGCGTTCACAGCAAGAAGATGATGCTGGTTGGTTAATCAATTTGATCGCCAAATTCATCAATAGAGGAACAGACTGCCCATGATTTGTCCACCAAGTCATGGGGGAAACAGCCCATCTATCATGAATTGAATCAGGATCATTGAATTCTTCTGAACAACTTGAGAACCTTGCATATTCTtcttttacttgagccaattCTTCTGGTATGCGAAAAAACTTTTTGAAGCAAGTCATCCTCATTTGGGATACCTCTTTGTCCTTGTGGGGTGGTACACGGCCATCAATTTCCTGAATCCATTGCCTACTGTAGTATCTACAATTTCAACATTATATTTTACTATTTTAGAACATGAGTAAGTGAAGAACTGAAGAGTGAAGACAATCTGAATTGTACAAGTATTGTGTAGATTGTTACCTTGGATTGAGTGAGTGAGCCAAACAATGCAATGGATTA
This window contains:
- the LOC120689833 gene encoding uncharacterized protein LOC120689833, whose protein sequence is MIKNFIMNHSMRLSMFNEFSHLKLLSIAETRFASVVCMLRRFVEVKMALQQMVISDKWTVYREDAPTAQNAQTVKEKILSDVWWSNVEHILKVTSPIYDMIRVADTDTPCLHLIYEMWDSMIEKVKKEIYLWEGKEHDEVSDYYSVVHDILIARWTKGNNPLHCLAHSLNPRYYSRQWIQEIDGRVPPHKDKEVSQMRMTCFKKFFRIPEELAQVKEEYARFSSCSEEFNDPDSIHDRWAVSPMTWWTNHGQSVPLLMNLAIKLINQPASSSCCERNWSTYSFIHSVKRNALTPERAEDLVFVHSNLRHMSRKTDAYKTGETRMWDVGGDSFDTMAGVGLLEVAELSLDEPELQAVSFGLEIVSLEENEAPVEDVEE